From a single Anaerolineales bacterium genomic region:
- a CDS encoding sulfatase encodes MQKFDPNDPPPNIIFIMADDMDFTLLPYLEHTNRLIAQEGAVFTNYFVTSPVCCPSRASILRGQYPHNTGVFENSPGFEQFHDKENNADTIATWMKRAGYTTSYMGKFLNLYPAGVKRTYVPPGWDDWRVFLTSERKSADFFTNYVLNENGKLVDYGESAEEYSTDVLTNKAIEFINQSAQTRSPFFLFISPYAPHGPSTPAPRHSELFLDVEYPKGESFHEADTSDKPLIVRNIRESGGSFEVGDADALFVKRVQSMLAVDEMVLALVQLLEQNGQLDNTYIFFTSDNGFHMGEHDLPSGKMLPYEEDIRVPLLIRGPGIQPNTTIQEMTANIDIAPTIAELTGARSASFVDGRSFVHFFDQQQAEPQEWRSALLIEIGDPDRASPVIAYRGIRGENFVYVEYENGEIEFYDLIADPYQLMNIAGTLDTETLLILHAWLEELKSCQTDACRKFEMTVPDNIKY; translated from the coding sequence ATGCAAAAATTCGACCCAAATGATCCGCCGCCAAATATCATCTTCATCATGGCTGATGATATGGATTTTACCCTGCTGCCTTACTTGGAACATACGAACCGGTTGATTGCGCAGGAGGGGGCTGTTTTTACGAATTATTTTGTCACGTCCCCCGTGTGCTGTCCCTCACGGGCATCTATCTTGCGCGGACAATACCCGCACAATACCGGGGTCTTTGAGAACTCCCCGGGCTTCGAACAATTCCATGATAAAGAGAACAATGCGGATACCATCGCCACATGGATGAAACGCGCCGGGTATACCACATCCTACATGGGAAAATTTTTGAACCTGTATCCTGCCGGGGTAAAAAGGACCTATGTCCCGCCCGGTTGGGATGATTGGCGTGTTTTCCTTACCAGTGAAAGAAAGTCCGCTGATTTTTTCACGAACTATGTCCTGAACGAGAATGGGAAACTGGTCGATTATGGTGAGAGCGCGGAAGAGTACAGCACGGACGTCCTCACGAATAAAGCCATTGAGTTCATCAATCAAAGCGCGCAGACCCGTTCCCCGTTCTTTCTCTTTATTTCCCCTTATGCCCCGCATGGACCGAGCACGCCTGCCCCGCGTCACTCAGAACTATTCCTGGATGTGGAATATCCGAAGGGTGAGTCGTTTCATGAGGCTGACACTTCCGACAAACCGTTGATCGTCCGGAACATCAGGGAGAGCGGAGGATCGTTCGAGGTCGGAGATGCGGATGCTCTTTTCGTGAAGCGTGTTCAATCCATGCTGGCGGTGGATGAAATGGTTCTGGCTTTGGTCCAATTGCTCGAGCAGAATGGACAATTGGATAACACATACATCTTCTTTACATCCGACAACGGCTTTCATATGGGGGAGCATGATCTTCCATCGGGGAAGATGCTGCCCTACGAAGAGGATATTCGCGTCCCGCTTCTGATCCGCGGACCGGGCATCCAGCCCAATACCACCATCCAAGAGATGACGGCGAATATTGATATTGCACCGACGATCGCGGAGTTGACCGGCGCACGGAGCGCATCATTTGTAGACGGGCGTTCCTTTGTCCATTTCTTCGATCAACAGCAAGCAGAGCCGCAGGAATGGCGCAGTGCTTTATTGATCGAAATAGGCGACCCGGATAGGGCATCCCCGGTGATCGCTTATCGCGGCATCAGGGGGGAGAACTTTGTTTATGTTGAATATGAGAACGGCGAGATCGAATTTTATGACCTGATCGCCGACCCTTATCAATTGATGAATATTGCTGGCACGCTCGATACGGAAACACTCTTGATCTTGCATGCCTGGCTGGAAGAGTTGAAGTCCTGCCAAACAGATGCCTGTCGAAAATTCGAAATGACGGTGCCGGACAATATCAAGTATTAA
- a CDS encoding NAD(P)/FAD-dependent oxidoreductase, which translates to MKIAIIGAGYGGMAAAWDLRKAGHEVTIFESAEYAGGLASGFKEPHWDWSVEKFYHHWFQSDSEMLGLIRELGLEDKVIFPRPYTVMLYKDKWYPFDSILNALRFPGLGFGLNKIRFGFVGLFLRLTNNWRALEKMTADSWMMKYAGKQVYEQMWKPLLIGKFGPFYKDVNMAWMWARIKARTTRLGTFEGGFQKFADLFAEKLRGQGVEIRLGASIKSISQEQASGSLSVDGESFDKVLVTASPNLLAKLCPSLPESYLKGLLELKSMGAVVMTLSLKHQLSKEKYYWFNVPKEAGYPFLALVEHTNFVSKENFGGDHIVYAGDYLELGHEYFSMSGDELLQQFIPAFQKFNPEFKREWINKIWVHKTNYAQPVPLVGHSKNIPAIQTPIEGLYFASMSQVYPWDRGTNFAVEIGRRAARMMVG; encoded by the coding sequence ATGAAAATCGCAATCATTGGAGCAGGATACGGCGGCATGGCTGCCGCGTGGGATTTACGCAAGGCGGGTCACGAGGTGACCATTTTCGAGTCGGCGGAGTACGCGGGCGGGCTGGCGAGCGGATTCAAGGAGCCGCATTGGGATTGGTCGGTGGAGAAGTTCTATCACCACTGGTTCCAGTCGGACAGTGAGATGCTGGGGTTGATCCGCGAGTTGGGATTGGAGGACAAGGTCATCTTTCCGCGCCCGTACACGGTGATGCTGTACAAGGATAAGTGGTATCCCTTTGACTCGATCCTCAATGCGCTTCGCTTTCCCGGACTTGGATTTGGTCTGAACAAAATCAGGTTTGGATTCGTCGGGTTGTTTCTCCGCCTGACGAATAACTGGCGCGCGTTGGAAAAAATGACCGCCGACTCATGGATGATGAAGTACGCGGGGAAACAAGTCTACGAGCAGATGTGGAAGCCATTGTTGATCGGGAAGTTCGGTCCGTTCTATAAGGACGTTAACATGGCGTGGATGTGGGCGCGCATCAAGGCGCGGACGACGCGGCTCGGCACGTTCGAGGGCGGCTTCCAAAAGTTCGCGGATCTGTTCGCGGAGAAACTGCGCGGGCAGGGAGTGGAGATTCGGCTTGGGGCGAGTATCAAGTCTATTAGTCAGGAACAGGCGTCGGGTAGTTTGAGCGTGGACGGCGAATCCTTCGATAAAGTCTTGGTCACCGCGTCGCCGAATCTGCTTGCGAAGTTATGTCCGAGTCTGCCTGAATCCTATTTGAAGGGACTGCTGGAGTTGAAGTCGATGGGCGCGGTGGTGATGACGCTCTCGCTCAAGCACCAGCTTTCGAAGGAGAAGTATTACTGGTTCAACGTGCCGAAGGAGGCGGGCTACCCGTTTTTGGCGCTGGTGGAGCATACGAATTTTGTGTCGAAGGAAAATTTTGGCGGTGACCATATTGTGTACGCGGGCGATTACCTAGAGCTGGGACACGAGTATTTTTCGATGAGCGGGGATGAACTGCTCCAGCAGTTCATCCCCGCCTTCCAAAAGTTCAACCCCGAATTCAAGCGCGAGTGGATCAACAAAATCTGGGTTCACAAAACGAACTACGCCCAGCCCGTGCCGCTGGTGGGACATTCGAAGAACATTCCCGCCATCCAGACGCCCATCGAAGGCTTGTACTTTGCTTCGATGAGCCAGGTCTACCCGTGGGACCGCGGGACGAATTTCGCGGTGGAGATCGGAAGACGCGCGGCGAGGATGATGGTAGGGTGA
- a CDS encoding NBR1-Ig-like domain-containing protein produces MKLTTNNLIIFFGIMALCLLAIFPIGVLAMPLFKPSQPSPDPKATVNAMVTQTVVFMTLNAPTQTPPPPTPTVAPATQTTAPIVTSVPPTAVTYCDWVAFVKDVTVEDGTTFAPGEVFTKTWRLKNRGTCTWTPDYMLVFSSGSQMGGTTAARLSAYVAPGQTVDVSVTLTAPNTAGSHTGYWMLRNPSGTLFGTGTKANTSFYVDIRVRVDNLPHGTVSGSLCYPSEFNPPMTLYFEKAGTTETIQFAIIENQLKYNVLLPNGKYYVYAWAPGYNLEGAYTHPSGLMKSIEVKGGQATTDIHLCDWSPDPHARGD; encoded by the coding sequence ATGAAACTTACAACCAACAATCTTATTATATTTTTCGGCATCATGGCATTGTGTCTGCTCGCCATCTTCCCGATCGGCGTGCTTGCCATGCCCTTATTCAAACCCAGCCAGCCCAGCCCGGACCCAAAGGCAACGGTCAATGCGATGGTCACGCAGACGGTCGTCTTCATGACGCTCAACGCCCCGACGCAGACCCCGCCTCCTCCCACGCCGACAGTTGCTCCTGCCACCCAAACCACTGCCCCCATTGTGACCTCGGTCCCTCCCACCGCAGTAACCTACTGTGACTGGGTCGCCTTCGTCAAGGATGTGACTGTGGAAGACGGCACCACCTTTGCCCCCGGCGAGGTCTTCACCAAGACCTGGCGCTTGAAGAACCGCGGCACCTGCACATGGACTCCGGACTACATGCTGGTCTTCAGCAGCGGATCGCAGATGGGCGGCACGACCGCCGCACGCCTGTCCGCTTACGTGGCACCCGGTCAGACCGTGGACGTGTCGGTGACGCTCACCGCGCCCAACACGGCAGGCTCCCACACCGGCTATTGGATGCTTCGCAACCCGTCTGGCACATTGTTCGGCACCGGCACGAAAGCGAACACCTCCTTCTATGTGGACATCCGCGTGCGCGTGGACAATCTCCCGCATGGGACGGTCAGCGGCAGCCTGTGCTATCCCAGCGAGTTCAACCCGCCGATGACGCTGTACTTCGAAAAGGCTGGCACCACCGAAACCATCCAGTTCGCCATCATCGAGAACCAGTTGAAATACAACGTCCTGCTGCCCAACGGAAAATACTATGTCTATGCCTGGGCTCCCGGCTACAATCTCGAAGGCGCCTACACCCACCCGAGCGGCTTGATGAAATCCATCGAAGTCAAAGGCGGACAAGCCACCACCGATATTCATCTGTGTGACTGGAGCCCCGATCCACACGCCCGCGGCGACTAA
- a CDS encoding lysylphosphatidylglycerol synthase transmembrane domain-containing protein, whose translation MKKWHLWLGVLISILFLWLALRGLHLGDFWGAVQTAKYIWLIPGVGVYFIGVWIRAWRWHYLLGPIKKIPTRTMFPVTVIGYMGNNIYPARAGEVLRAVILKRREGVPVSASLATIIVERIFDGVVMLAFIFVNLTELAKLTGASGFVGNIQEVALYGTGVFIGALAVFLLAAMFPQVTANFGLGMIERLTPRRLHEKITGIMHKFLDGLASLRSPFNVLMVFFTSVIIWLLETGKYWFVMHAFDFEVSFFALMLMNGIVNLATTIPSAPGYIGTFDAPGIAVLTAYGVSQATAAGYTLVLHVALWLPITLLGGYYLAREGIKWSDTLRTEIEK comes from the coding sequence ATGAAAAAATGGCATTTATGGCTCGGGGTGCTGATCAGCATCCTGTTTTTGTGGCTCGCCCTGCGCGGACTTCACCTCGGCGATTTCTGGGGCGCGGTTCAAACAGCGAAGTACATCTGGCTCATTCCGGGGGTTGGCGTATATTTCATCGGCGTGTGGATCCGGGCGTGGCGCTGGCACTACCTGCTGGGACCGATCAAGAAGATTCCCACGAGGACCATGTTTCCTGTCACTGTCATCGGCTACATGGGCAACAATATTTATCCCGCCCGAGCGGGGGAGGTGCTGCGCGCCGTCATCTTGAAACGGCGGGAGGGCGTGCCCGTCTCCGCTTCGCTGGCGACCATCATCGTCGAGCGCATCTTCGACGGCGTGGTGATGCTGGCGTTCATCTTCGTCAATTTGACGGAATTGGCAAAACTGACGGGCGCATCGGGCTTTGTGGGCAATATTCAGGAAGTGGCACTCTACGGCACGGGAGTTTTCATCGGCGCGCTGGCTGTCTTTTTGCTGGCGGCGATGTTCCCGCAAGTCACCGCCAATTTCGGCTTGGGGATGATCGAGCGGCTTACACCAAGACGCCTGCATGAAAAGATCACGGGCATCATGCACAAATTTCTGGATGGACTTGCCTCGCTGCGCTCCCCCTTCAACGTGTTGATGGTCTTTTTCACATCGGTCATCATCTGGCTGTTGGAGACGGGCAAATATTGGTTCGTGATGCACGCCTTCGATTTCGAGGTCTCGTTCTTTGCGCTGATGCTGATGAACGGCATCGTCAACCTTGCCACCACCATCCCGTCCGCGCCGGGCTACATCGGCACCTTCGACGCGCCCGGCATCGCCGTCCTTACGGCGTATGGCGTGAGTCAAGCCACCGCGGCGGGATACACGCTCGTGTTGCATGTGGCATTGTGGCTGCCGATCACATTGCTGGGCGGGTATTATCTGGCGCGCGAGGGCATTAAGTGGAGTGATACACTCAGGACGGAAATAGAGAAATAA
- a CDS encoding GNAT family N-acetyltransferase gives MTITYRQADIADSYNVFKVFLRSIMDYSERMNVQAITGGNDPEKLASIWESRKPLFDFLARDASQFWVAERDGEILGYARTIEHDGLQELTEFFVSPNQQSAGIGSGLLSRAFADNGATYRTIIATLDERALYRYMQMGVYGRTMLKYFYRKAETVSVPGDLVIEPLDLGVHLEAIHRIDRVILNHARGSIHEWLAGARDGFVYKRDADVVGYGYVGGSHGPFAVLDDDDFPAVLAHAESRMAEQGEEFGVSVPLVNRKAIDFLTARKYKIDSFSALLMSNVPFGKFENYLTFAPEFFL, from the coding sequence GTGACCATCACCTACCGCCAAGCGGACATCGCAGATTCGTACAACGTTTTCAAGGTCTTCCTGCGTTCCATCATGGACTACAGCGAGCGTATGAACGTGCAAGCCATCACGGGCGGAAATGACCCCGAAAAACTCGCGTCCATTTGGGAGAGCCGCAAGCCGCTGTTCGATTTTCTCGCGCGGGACGCATCCCAATTTTGGGTGGCGGAACGGGACGGCGAGATTCTGGGCTACGCCCGCACGATCGAGCATGACGGGCTTCAGGAGTTGACCGAGTTCTTCGTATCCCCGAATCAGCAGTCGGCGGGGATCGGAAGCGGATTGTTATCCCGCGCATTTGCGGACAACGGCGCGACGTATCGCACCATCATCGCCACGCTGGATGAACGCGCGTTGTATCGCTATATGCAGATGGGCGTGTACGGGCGGACCATGCTCAAGTATTTTTACCGCAAAGCCGAAACTGTGAGCGTGCCGGGCGATCTCGTCATCGAGCCGTTGGATCTGGGCGTTCATCTCGAAGCGATCCACCGCATTGACCGCGTGATCCTCAACCACGCGCGCGGAAGCATCCACGAGTGGCTGGCGGGCGCGCGCGATGGGTTCGTGTACAAACGCGACGCGGACGTGGTCGGCTATGGCTATGTCGGCGGCAGCCACGGACCGTTCGCCGTGCTGGACGATGACGATTTCCCCGCCGTGCTGGCGCATGCCGAAAGCCGCATGGCGGAGCAGGGCGAAGAGTTTGGCGTTTCCGTGCCGCTCGTCAACCGCAAGGCAATCGATTTCCTGACAGCGAGAAAATACAAGATTGACTCGTTCTCCGCGCTCCTGATGAGCAACGTCCCCTTCGGGAAGTTCGAGAATTATCTGACCTTTGCGCCGGAGTTCTTTTTGTAA